The following are encoded together in the Brassica napus cultivar Da-Ae chromosome A9, Da-Ae, whole genome shotgun sequence genome:
- the LOC125577892 gene encoding probable inorganic phosphate transporter 1-3: protein MAEQQLGVLKALDVAKTQLYHFTAIVIAGMGFFTDAYDLFCVSLVTKLLGRLYYFNPLSEKPGSLPPHVAAAVNGVALCGTLAGQLFFGWLGDKLGRKKVYGITLIMMIVCSVASGLSFGNKAKGVMTTLCFFRFWLGFGIGGDYPLSATIMSEYANKKTRGAFIAAVFAMQGVGILAGGFVALAVSSIFDKKFPAPTYAVNRALSTPPQADYIWRIIVMFGALPAALTYYWRMKMPETARYTALVAKNIKQATQDMSKVLQVELEMEERAEDIVKDPRLNYGLFSKEFAKRHGLPLLGCTSTWFLLDIAFYSQNLFQKDIFSAIGWIPKAATMNAIHEVFMIARAQTLIALCSTVPGYWFTVAFIDIMGRFAIQLMGFFMMTVFMFAIAFPYDHWIKPDNRIGFVVMYSLTFFFANFGPNATTFIVPAEIFPARLRSTCHGISAATGKAGAIVGAFGFLYAAQPQDKTKTDAGYPPGIGVKNSLIMLGVINFVGMLFTFLVPEPKGKSLEELSGETEVEK, encoded by the exons ATGGCTGAACAACAACTAGGAGTGCTGAAGGCACTCGATGTTGCGAAAACGCAACTTTACCATTTCACAGCAATTGTCATCGCTGGAATGGGTTTCTTTACAGATGCATACGATCTGTTTTGTGTCTCCTTGGTGACCAAGCTTCTTGGCCGCCTCTACTACTTCAATCCATTGTCGGAAAAGCCTGGCTCACTTCCCCCTCATGTCGCGGCTGCAGTCAATGGTGTGGCTCTCTGTGGGACTCTTGCTGGTCAGCTATTCTTCGGATGGCTCGGTGACAAACTCGGAAGGAAAAAAGTGTATGGTATCACTTTGATCATGATGATTGTGTGCTCTGTGGCTTCCGGTCTCTCCTTTGGTAACAAAGCCAAGGGTGTCATGACCACTCTTTGCTTCTTCAG gtTTTGGCTGGGATTCGGTATTGGAGGTGATTACCCTCTTTCTGCAACCATTATGTCTGAATACGCTAACAAGAAGACTCGTGGTGCTTTCATCGCTGCCGTTTTCGCCATGCAAGGTGTTGGTATCTTAGCCGGAGGTTTCGTGGCACTTGCTGTCTCTTCCATTTTTGACAAAAAGTTTCCAGCTCCGACCTATGCAGTCAACAGGGCTCTCTCAACGCCTCCACAAGCTGACTATATTTGGAGAATCATCGTCATGTTTGGCGCGCTACCTGCAGCTTTGACTTACTACTGGCGTATGAAGATGCCTGAAACTGCTCGTTACACCGCTTTGGTTGCAAAAAACATCAAACAGGCCACACAAGACATGTCCAAGGTCTTACAAGTGGAGCTTGAGATGGAGGAAAGAGCAGAGGATATCGTTAAAGACCCTAGACTTAACTATGGCTTGTTCTCCAAAGAGTTTGCCAAACGTCATGGTCTTCCCCTCCTTGGATGTACCTCCACATGGTTCTTGCTTGACATTGCATTTTACAGCCAAAacttgtttcaaaaagatatctTTTCGGCTATTGGATGGATCCCAAAGGCAGCAACCATGAACGCAATCCACGAGGTTTTCATGATTGCTAGGGCACAAACACTCATTGCACTTTGCAGTACCGTCCCCGGCTATTGGTTCACGGTTGCATTTATTGATATTATGGGAAGGTTTGCGATTCAGCTAATGGGTTTCTTCATGATGACCGTCTTTATGTTTGCGATTGCCTTCCCTTACGACCACTGGATCAAACCGGACAATCGTATCGGTTTCGTGGTTATGTACTCCCTTACCTTTTTCTTTGCTAACTTTGGTCCAAACGCAACCACCTTCATCGTACCGGCTGAAATCTTCCCAGCCAGGCTAAGGTCCACATGCCACGGAATATCAGCCGCAACAGGCAAGGCCGGAGCCATCGTGGGAGCTTTTGGTTTCCTATACGCAGCTCAACCACAAGACAAGACCAAGACAGATGCAGGATATCCACCGGGCATCGGAGTCAAGAACTCTCTGATCATGCTTGGTGTCATTAACTTTGTCGGTATGCTCTTCACCTTCCTTGTCCCTGAACCCAAAGGTAAGTCCCTTGAAGAGCTCTCCGGTGAGACTGAGGTTGAGAAGTGA